A stretch of DNA from Lycium ferocissimum isolate CSIRO_LF1 chromosome 4, AGI_CSIRO_Lferr_CH_V1, whole genome shotgun sequence:
aCATAATTATATTGTCAAGTCACTCAAAGATATCTACATATCGATTTGTAATCATGTAAGTATATTACCTGTAAATATGACAGCGTAAAAAATTATCTACACTAATAGTGTATATAActtgaacttatttttttcaatataatataaatacttGAATTTACTAGGAAATAGAGGGAGTTCCCCATTGAATTATGCGAAAAATATGGGTAACATATGGTTATCGTGCGATTTTGAGCTAGCCCTTTGGCTCTTAGTTCGTTGGACTCTTTGAATGATTCAGTAACAGTCTAGAAACAAGAAGAGTTGAATAGCTCTGTGAGTAGATAGAGAAAGAACAATAACAAATTAAAGCTGGAAGGAAAATATCTCTCCATTAATCCTCACTCTTCAACACAACAAACAAGAAAGATATTAAAATTAAGGAGAAAAATCGAGCAAGACTCACGGACCCAATTCTTACTTAGATCCTCGTACACAGTAAGAATGATCCTTTTTTACctggtataatttttttctttacattATCAGCGTATTTTACCTGCTGTATCATGGAGTTACCGGCTTTATATATTTTCCAAGTTCTTAATTTCACTTTTTATGAAACGTTTAtattccctctgtttcaatttatgtgaacctattactATTTAGGGAGGTTTCGAGGTAGTTCTTTGATCACgttttctttacattttttctaaatgatttgaattataaattatcatgacttatagtattttttatatagtttctaaatatataaattttatttttacaaacttgaaaaatctatgtcaaaGTTAAAAAGTTTGACCCTCGTACTCCGAAAACGttaacataaattgaaatggagggagtatcttTTAGGTGATTTGGCAGTGTGCATGTATCTTTTCATGCATGTCCAGtgaactttttccttttcttgttaTTGGTTCCTTTTTTTGAGTTTGAGCTTTGCAGGGGAGTTGATCATAATGTCCAATCCAGTGGAGGAAATTGTTAGTGAAACTTCTGTGGAGAATAAGCAGAAGGCCCTTAATAATCACaatgattcttcttcttcatcatcaacAGATAATGATTTAAAACACCCTGTCCATAATAAGAAGATTCGCCTCTTTGACCGTAACAAACCCCTCCACACTGCTTTAGGTGGTGGCAAATGTATGTTTTCTCAACTTCTTCATGTGCATTATCCAGTTTTTAATATAAATGGTCTCTTAAAGTTTGAAGAGGTAGGTACATTTTTGTCCTTATCATTATATTTTGAACGTATATCATCTCTTAAGTTCGCGAAAAAAATGAGCACTTTTTGTCCAACTGACGAACATCTAGACTAGCTAGTACTATAACTAACAGAAATAATGTGTTCTTTTACGTGTCTAGAGACGATCCTGATAGAGATATTCTTCCCCAATTGTCCAATTGACAAACATCCAGACAAGCTAGTACTATAACTAACAGAAACAATGTGTTTTTTTACatgcgaattgcaactttcaaccttcgcaaattacccttttttttttttggaagtgaATCCCACAAGGTGGGGCCTGGGGAGGGTAGAgcgtacgcagaccttacccctaccttccCGGAGGCTAgtttcgatagaccctcggctcaagagaaggTTCCAAGACAACAAATTAATAGGCAGTAACAGCaacatctttcttttttcccaatccatccttcttcttttccaaTTAGCACTGATCATAGGAAAAACAGAAAAGTTCAAATAAGTGTCACTCgtatattaaaaagaaaagaataggtGTATAACAAAACTAAGCCGCCATGGGGAGGAAAACAAAATTGGGCACACGGAAGACGCGTAAGACATTTCCGATATTTAAAATGATTCATTTGGAAGTTTCGTCAGCTGGACTAAAAGTGCTCAATTTTGCAAACTTAAAGGGTCATATGTGCCCCGAGTACTATTACAAGGACAAAAATACACTTGTCACCAATCTCAAGGGACCATTTGGCGTTAAAAACTCTTTACTATTGATCATTCTTGAGGTAACTAATAACTTGTGCTGAAAATGAATGGATCAGTTGCTGATATTTTACTATGGAGGAACAAGCAGATTTCAGGAGGAATGCTTGCTGGTGCCACTGCCATATGGTTTCTCTTTGAATGTATTGGTTATCATTTGCTCACTTTGATTTGCCATTCTCTCATAGTCTCCTTGGCCTTCTTGTTCTTTTGGTCCAACCTCTCCTTATTTGTCAACAAGTGAGTTCACTTCctttatatatcaaaatatttatttttacccTATTTGCATAGTATATTTTTCCGACAAAAGGGATTCAGTTGAACCCTGTTTCAACCAGCTGGCTCCACCCCTGATCTGCATTACATGTTTTTGCTGTATGCTTCTCGCTTGAGTGTTCCCGCCAAGGTACTTATTTTAAGGGGATATTGATAATCTTTTATTCCTGGCAGGAGTTTTATAGAGTTACCAAAGATTGAATTGCCAGAAGAGTTGTGGATGCAATTGGCTCTCTTACTGAGGGATCAATTCACCTGTGCATTTGGTATCTTCCGGGAAGTAGCATCTGGAAATGATTTGAAGAAGTTTCTTTATGTACCACCTTCTCACACCCAGAACTTTGTTATTACTATTAGAGTCCATTTCAACTTCAACAAGTTCATATGATTATATGTTCATTTGCAGGCAATTTTTGGTTTGTGGATTGTTTCCACTGTTGGCAGATGGTTCACTTTACTGACCCTTGTATACCTCAGTAAGTTCTCTCTACACTTCCATTTTGTTTCTGTTGGCTGCACAAGCCTAAAGTTCCTCACTGGTATGTGGAAATTCAGTGGTTTGGTCAATGGTGATTTACCAAAATaaccaatttttcattttttggacAGTATTTGCCATGATGTTGACTGTACCCTATTTCTATGAGAAGCATGAAGATCAAGTAGATGCCTACGGAGAAATGGCTATAAAAGAACTCAGGAAACAGTATAGTCAAGTGGATGAGAAGGTTCTTCAGAAACTACCACTTCCTTTCTTAAAAGACAGTAAGCAGGACTGATGCAAATCTTCTCTCAGCCAGATATTGCTTGATCACTTCAAGAATAGATGCAGCCTTCAACTTATTTTTGTCTCATAAGCAATACTAAATGTTATAACACTCAGTTTCATCTAGCAATATCGGCTAATTTTCCCCCATCCAAGCCCCTCCTATTCTTCTCTTTCATGCATTTGTTGGCTGAGTTTCACTTCTATACACTGAAATTATCATGTTCAATTTGCGGAAATTTCTATGAAAACAACTAGATTTGATATAATATGCAGTGTCAACAACTAAATGCTTGAAACAGATCAAAGGCAACCACATGAACAGAGTAGTATtgcaaattaaaattgaatggCATACAGGAAATTGGGATGGAATAACTGTTGGAACTTACAAAATCTCTTAGATCACATCAGAATTCAGAACCAACAAAAAAAGAACCTGC
This window harbors:
- the LOC132052980 gene encoding reticulon-like protein B1, with translation MSNPVEEIVSETSVENKQKALNNHNDSSSSSSTDNDLKHPVHNKKIRLFDRNKPLHTALGGGKFADILLWRNKQISGGMLAGATAIWFLFECIGYHLLTLICHSLIVSLAFLFFWSNLSLFVNKSFIELPKIELPEELWMQLALLLRDQFTCAFGIFREVASGNDLKKFLYAIFGLWIVSTVGRWFTLLTLVYLIFAMMLTVPYFYEKHEDQVDAYGEMAIKELRKQYSQVDEKVLQKLPLPFLKDSKQD